The genomic region TCAGGGTTTATGTATTTTTAGCGGATTGGCCTATGGAATTGACTCCATTGCTCATAGAACAGCTCTTGATCATAAAGCTCCCACTGTGGCTGTTTTAGGGTCAGGGATTGATAACCTTTATCCAAAGGAAAATACAGATCTTGCTAATAATATCGTAAAATCAGGTGGCGCAGTAATTACAGAATACCCTTTGGGCACTAATCCCGATGCTGTTAATTTTCCTGTCCGCAATCGCATTGTAAGCGGAATGAGCCTTGGGGTATTGGTGGTTGAATCCGGGATAAAAGGAGGAAGTATGATTACGGCAGATCTTGGCCTCGATCAAAACAGGGAAGTATTTGCTGTGCCTCATCCTTTAGGAAATCCTTCCGGTACGGGATGCAACTACCTTATTAAAAGAGGGGCGGCTAAGTTGGTTCAAACAATAGATGATGTCCTGGAAGAACTTCCCGTTGAATATTCAACGGCAGGTGATTCATCAAGTCCTCAAGAAACAGCAAAACCTGATTGGCGTAAAAGTGAGCTCGATGAATCGGCAATCAAAATATGTGAAGCCCTGGAAAAAAAGGCCTATCAGATCGA from Gracilimonas sp. harbors:
- the dprA gene encoding DNA-processing protein DprA, coding for MLKNKKRNKKKLRVLIALSLIPGFGCRRVFKLLKKIEDPGEIFALSKRKLRMIEDIGEASALSILSFNNWDEVDEIIRATEKSGSQIITLADPEYPSLLKQIYDPPILFWLKGNYEALSKPGVAVVGTRNTSQYGRNMAKKLTGELADQGLCIFSGLAYGIDSIAHRTALDHKAPTVAVLGSGIDNLYPKENTDLANNIVKSGGAVITEYPLGTNPDAVNFPVRNRIVSGMSLGVLVVESGIKGGSMITADLGLDQNREVFAVPHPLGNPSGTGCNYLIKRGAAKLVQTIDDVLEELPVEYSTAGDSSSPQETAKPDWRKSELDESAIKICEALEKKAYQIDNLSEELGIDTSRLLVILLNLEMENLVQQKAGKVFELK